A window of Pusillimonas sp. T7-7 contains these coding sequences:
- a CDS encoding helix-turn-helix domain-containing protein: MDHHSFSQGRPQQRLFQEMSTQDVAPGARYDFWVSDVVRTFSVDSPDDLQRKDFRARVTSLATRTGEMHYAESDGISAHLTSHTIRNAEFDELALMLMLDGQVQCTYERGEPTTIGKGGFFLLDGSCPTSLRFSRHTLVQLDLSRPLLKSLFPGVVPAPDVINAALANSRLAGLLRDHLRQFPKMAMGLDPIEQQGLLNASESFALATIEAAFSTSLQGTERSSAGLFAAAQRYIKRHLAVPELNPDAVAVAIGCSRSTLYRLFDDKELSVQGYIRELRLQQFLHLLQQENRALPIQSLALRCGLYDWPNVSRLFRQRFGMSPREARAATKR, from the coding sequence ATGGACCATCACTCCTTCTCTCAAGGGCGGCCGCAGCAGCGCCTGTTTCAAGAGATGTCTACGCAAGATGTCGCGCCTGGTGCGCGCTATGACTTTTGGGTCAGTGATGTTGTCCGGACTTTCAGCGTGGACTCGCCCGATGACCTGCAGCGCAAAGATTTTCGTGCCAGAGTCACCTCACTAGCCACGAGAACAGGCGAAATGCACTATGCCGAATCGGATGGCATCAGTGCCCACCTGACGTCGCACACGATCCGCAATGCGGAGTTTGACGAGCTGGCGCTGATGCTCATGCTGGATGGGCAAGTGCAGTGCACCTATGAGCGCGGCGAACCCACGACAATCGGCAAGGGCGGGTTCTTCTTGCTAGATGGGTCCTGCCCAACATCGCTGCGGTTTTCCCGACATACCCTTGTCCAGCTGGACCTTTCCCGTCCTTTGCTCAAGTCCTTGTTTCCCGGCGTGGTCCCGGCGCCGGACGTGATCAATGCCGCGTTGGCCAACTCGCGGCTGGCCGGGTTGTTGCGCGATCATCTAAGGCAGTTTCCCAAGATGGCGATGGGGCTGGACCCTATCGAGCAACAGGGCTTGCTCAATGCGTCCGAATCGTTTGCCCTGGCGACGATCGAGGCCGCCTTTTCCACGAGTTTGCAAGGCACGGAGCGATCGAGCGCGGGCTTGTTCGCCGCCGCGCAGCGCTACATAAAGCGCCATCTGGCTGTGCCGGAGCTTAACCCGGATGCGGTGGCCGTCGCGATCGGTTGCTCGCGCTCCACACTGTACCGGCTTTTTGACGACAAAGAGCTGTCGGTGCAGGGCTATATCCGCGAATTGCGTCTGCAGCAGTTTCTGCATTTGCTGCAGCAAGAAAACAGAGCGCTGCCGATTCAATCGCTGGCCCTGCGTTGCGGCCTTTATGATTGGCCCAATGTCAGTCGCCTGTTTCGCCAGCGTTTTGGCATGAGCCCCCGTGAAGCCAGGGCGGCGACGAAGCGATAG
- a CDS encoding A24 family peptidase yields MILYVLAAVPLVVALLVLAWVDIRTGLLPDLITLPLAWLGLLINLDGLIAPLKDSVLGAVFGYMILWTANQMFRRIAGQDGMGYGDFKMTAALGAWFGMSMLPWIVMGACITGLGAAFSRQRSAKNQPMPFGPCLSVAGVAAMIVVFSR; encoded by the coding sequence ATGATTTTGTATGTTTTGGCGGCCGTCCCTTTGGTCGTCGCTTTGCTGGTGCTTGCCTGGGTCGACATCAGAACCGGGCTATTGCCAGATTTGATCACCTTGCCTCTGGCGTGGCTAGGCTTATTGATCAACTTGGATGGATTGATTGCGCCCTTGAAAGATTCGGTGCTTGGCGCGGTTTTCGGGTACATGATCTTGTGGACTGCCAATCAGATGTTCCGCCGAATAGCGGGGCAGGACGGTATGGGGTATGGCGACTTCAAGATGACGGCGGCCCTTGGTGCTTGGTTTGGGATGTCAATGTTGCCATGGATCGTCATGGGAGCGTGTATTACCGGTTTGGGAGCCGCATTCTCGCGGCAACGTTCAGCCAAAAATCAGCCGATGCCGTTCGGTCCATGCTTGTCCGTCGCTGGTGTGGCCGCCATGATTGTCGTGTTTAGCCGCTAA